The Corynebacterium minutissimum genome includes the window TCACCGATGGTGAAGTTCGTTGAGGCATCCTCGCCGCCATAGACACCACCGCCGAGGTTGCGGCCGTAGAGGTCGACGTCGACAGTCACGCTCGTTCCTGGCTCCCAATACTTCGCCGGGCGCCAGCGTACTTCCTGGTTATTCACCCAGTAGAAAGCACCCTCCACCGCCGGTTCAGTCTTGACCGTGATGGCCTCTTCGGCGGCCTTGCGGTCGGTGACGTAATTGCCAAAGCGCACGCCAATAACCTGGCCCACGCCCACTTCAGACTCAGGAAGGGGGCTCAAGGCAACTTCAGAAACGGCCGCCGCCTGTGGCGTGGTGAAGGTAATGGCTTTATGGTTGCCGTCCTTGTCTTTCGCATCGATGGTGTAGGTGCGGTTATAACCCAGCACCTCGGTGTTCTTCCACGTTTTCGAATCCGAGGAAAGCTCATCTTCCACCACCTTGCCAGACTCGTTGGTCATGGTGACCTCTTTGAGCCCCGCAGTGGAGGTAACTTCAATCGGTTTAGAAGGGTCAACATCTTCTGCCCCATCCTTGAGCGAGAACTTGAGCTGCTTCGCCTTTGCGGCTGCCGACGCCGATGCTTCCGCCGCCGCGCTCTCCTGCGCCTCTTCGGCCGACATCTTCGCTGCTTCTTCCCCCGACTCTGGAGAACCAATAGTGCAGGCAGCCATCAGGGACGCGGCCGCCACGAGACCAGTGAGAAAACCTGTGGGACGTGCCTTAGGGAATAGAGAATGCACACAAACCCCTAGATAGATGAGACGCTGATAAAGACAATGCACCTAGCCTAGTCCGCACAACCGCCGTCAAACTAGATGACCCCGCCGCCTTTAACCGTTTCGTTATCGATCCGCGGATTATGGAAGGAAGCGCCGCCAGGTATGCGTTGAGTGATGGCGTTCTAACACACTCAAAACCGCTGACTACCTGGCGATTTTACCTTTTTCAAGCCAGGGTGTTAAAGTTACTTCTCGTTGCACGGCAGGCGCTGAGGAAATCAGGAGCCCGCTAAGACAACGAATGCGCCATTAGCTCAATTGGCAGAGCAACTGACTCTTAATCAGTGGGTTCGGGGTTCAAGTCCCTGATGGCGCACAGTGCATCCCCTTCATCAACTCAGTTGGTGGAGGGGATTTCGCATTCCCCGGTAGCAAAAGAGGGAGCTTGTGCTTGCCCTTAAAACACCTCGAGTTGCTCCAGCTTGGGCCGCCACCAGGCTGCGGTCGTGGCGAGGAATTTCTTGTGCTCCGTCCCAGATATCTCATTGAGGGCCCGCAGGTACTCGGGCACCATGGCGCGCGGCAGACGCAGCCCCATAGTCAGATGGGGTGTCCAGCGCGGACCGCGTCCATCCGGGTTTGCGGCACTCAATTGGCGCGCCGCGGTCTCCAATTCATCGGTGGTTTCCAACATCCATGCCACCGTCTGTTTGCTCTTGGTGCCGAAAACAACGGTCCCTACGCGGCGAAATACGGCAGGAATAAGCGGCGGCAACACGTCGCGGGCCAAATCCACCACAGTCTGGTCCATCGTTGGCGCAAAGGTCACCGTGATGTGCGGGCGCTGGCGCTGGAGGGGAAAGCCCCGCTCCGCTAGCGCAGAAAAGACCTCCCGCACAGACTCTTCGTCCTCCGGAGTGAGGTACAACAGGAGGTTCTCAGGCGAATTGCGGCTCACGCCGCCTAAGTCTAACTAACCGCCTGCAGCGCCACCACGGGATGTCCGCGGTGCTCGACGATATCTGCCTCCACGCGATACACCTCGCGCAGAAGCCCAGGACTCAACACGTCCGCCGGGGCACCGTGAGCATGGACCTGCCCGTCCTTCATCACAACGAGCTGGTCACACATCCGGGCTGCCAGATTGATGTCGTGAATCGCCACAAGCGCAAGACTGCCTTCCTCCTGGGTTTTCGCCCGCACGCGGCTCAAGACGAAGAGCTGGCGGTGGAGGTCGAGGGCGGAGGTGGGTTCGTCGAGAAGCATGAGGCCTGGGTGCCCCACGAGCATCTGCGCCACGGCGACGAGCTGGCGTTGACCGCCAGAAAGCTCGTTGAGGTAGCGTTGCGCAATCGCATCGAGCCCCAGGGAGTGCAGCACTTCGGCAGTGCGAGTGACGGGGTCCTCGTATAGTTCCCGGCGGGCCGCAATAAGAACGGCCTCAAAGGCCGACAACGCCGCGCTGTTCGGCAGGTCCTGCGGGACGTATCCGATGAGCTGGCGGCGCCGCTTCCCGCGCGGAGCCTCGCCATCAACACGGAAATCCACCGTGCCGCCGCGAGCGCGGTGAACGCCGGCCAGCGTCGTGATGGTCGTCGTCTTGCCGGACGCATTCGGCCCCAGTAACCCCACCACCTGCCCGCCGCGCAGCGTGGGAAGGCTTAATCCATCCACCACCATGTGTGAGCCGTACCCGGCTGACAGGTCAGAAACGGTGAGTTCTACGTCCACAGTGCCCTCCTCCGGGTCATGACGATGGCGATGAACAACGGCGCCCCCAAGAGCGAGGTGACGATGCCGATGGGGATGGCCACGCCGGGCTTGATGACGAGACTAAGCGCGTGGGCGGCGCACATGACCGCCGCGCCCGCGGCCATGGAGGCCGGCATGAAGTAACGCTGGTCCTCACCCACCAGCATGCGCGCGATGTGCGGGCCAACCAGGCCGATAAAGCCAATGATGCCGGCGAAGGCCACGGTGGTGGCCGCGACGAGCGAGACCACGATAAGCACGATGATGCGTAGGCGGGAGGTGTTGATGCCGAGGGCGGTGGCGCGGGCGTCGCCAAGCCGCAGCGCCGTAAGCCGCCACGAGAGTGCACCCAAGATGGGCAGAGCCACCGCCAGCACACCTGCCAGTACTGCGTTGGCCTGCCACGTGGCGCGGGTCAGCGAACCCATGGACCAGAAGACGATTTGCTGGAGGGCCTCGCTGGAGGAGCGGTACTGAATGAGCGCCAACATGGCTTGGAAGAAGAAGACGAGGCCGATGCCGAGCAGCACCATCGTCTCCGACTTCGCGCCGCGAAGAACGGCCGCCACAACGATGATCGCCGTGGCGATGGCCGCGGACAGCCACGCGATAAGCGCGAGGTTGAACTGCGGCTGGGCCAGCAGCTGCCAGCGCAGAACGATGGCACTGGCCCCGCCGAAGGCCGCGGCGGCGGAGATGCCGAGGGTAAAAGGCTCGGCTAGAGGGTTGTCCAGGATGGTCTGCATGTGCGCGCCGGCTACCGACAGGCTGGCTCCGATAAGCAGGGCCATGACCGCCATGGGCAGACGCAGGTGCCAGAGGACTGTACGCGTTTGCTTTTCGGTGCCTGCCGGGTCCACCAGACCCCGCAGCACCTCACCTGGAGTGAGGTCGATGGCGCCGACGATGACGCTAAGTAGGAAAGCAGCGAGGGCTACGGCGGCAAGAGCGAGGACGATGGCGATGCGGCGGCGTGTCACACGGGCGTGCTCCCGCGCGAGTGCCGCGGCGGCCGCCGCTGGGTTCGGCGCAAGGCTCGACGCAGCGTTCGGCGCTGGGTCTGACACTGGGTCTGGCACTGTGTTCGGCTCGGTGTCGGCGCTCGTGGTGCGCTGGGTGCTGCCCGAGCACGCAGTAGATGCGGTAATACTCATGATTAGTTGGTGCTGAAGAAGGTTCCGTCGCCAGAGACAGGCGAGTATTTCTCTTGGGCGTCGGCCCATTCCTGCTGCACGTCGATGTCGGCGTAGTCCTCTGGGTGGAGCCAGGCAGCGATCTGGAGAAGTGCCAGGTAGTTGAAAGGCGAATTGTAGAACTGGTGCCACAAGCCGTGGAGTTGGTGCTCCTTCACGGCGGTGAGATCAGGAAAGCCGGGTTGGACGTCGGCAAGCATGGCGGCGCTGTTGTGCGCGTCCTTCTCGCTGATGCCGTACCCTGCAGCCGCGAAGCCGGTGTGGCCCGTGGAGCTATCAACCTTGGCGGACCAGTCGCCGCCGGTGGCGATGATCATGTCAGGGTCAGCGTCGATGACCTTTTCGGGGGTAAGGGCGCCGGACTCGCCATCGATGAGGCCATCAGCCACGTTCTTACCGCCGGCAACGTTGACTAGCTGGGAGATGTTGGAGTCATTCCAGGAGCCACAGCAGTCCGACACACCTGCCGCGCGCCACACGAAGGTGGATGGTTTGTCTTTCACCTTCGCTGCGCGTTCTTTCACTAGGTCAACGTTCTTCTGCCAGTCCGCGATGAATTCCTCGGCGCGATCCTCGTGGCCAAAGATATCGGCGAAGATTTCCATGGTGGGGACGGTGTTCTCCAGCGGCTTGGCGCGGAAGTCGGTGACGGCGTAGGTGAGTCCAGCCTGGTCCAGTTTGTCGGTAAGTCCTGCGGTTTGGGAGGCCTCGTATTGGTCTTTGGAGAGAACAATAAGGTCTGGGTCGAGCTTGATGAGTTCCTCCACGGTGACATCACCCTTGGTAAAGCCTCCGATTTCGGGCAGCTCATTCACCTTGGGGACGGTCTTTTCCAACTCGCGATAGTAGTCGGGCACGTTCTGCTTGAGATCTGAACCGATGGCTACGACCTTGTCGAGGGGGTCGTCAGCATTAAGGACGCCGGTGGCGAATACTGCGCGCCCCTCGCCCAGGATGACGCGCTCTGGCTCCTGGTCCAGCTCCACGTGGCGGCCGGCTAGGTCCGTGAAACTCACGGCAGCGGTGCCGTCTGCAGATGCAGACTGCGTAGCGTTTTCAGCCGTTGTTCCGGCGGCACAGCCTGCCACGGTACTGGCAAATGCTGCCACAAGGGCGAAGGCGCCAACTCGTCGCCGTGCTGTCAGGTGCTGTGTGGGGCGTAGAACCACTGTGCTTCCTCGTTCTTTCATGTTCGCGTGCAGTATCGCACTCCAATAAGGACGAGTTCATAGTACACATTCAGCTTAGGCTACCCAAAGCTTAGATAGGGTAGCCTTTGCTTCTCTTGGAGAAGGCGGGGTAAAAAGAAACCCTGCCTTGGACATTTCCAAGACAGGGATCTCACGCGTGCGCCGTCGGCGCAGCGTCCGTAAAGGGGTGCTTAGCGGCGCTCAGCCAGCAGGCGCTGCAGCTCCTTGATGTCGGACTTGCGGCGCTTGGAGCGGAAGACGGAGAAAGCGATGAGGCCAACGACAGCAGCGCCGATGCCAGCGAGGGTCATCTGCACGTTGCGGTCCTGCAGCTTCTGGGTGGCAGCCCCCTTGGCGTCGTCCACGAAGTTCTGCGGCTTGCTGCGGTAAGCCAGCTCATCCAAGGTGCTAGCCAGCTGACGGCGGGTGCGCTCGATGTCGCGCTGGATATCATCAATGTTGCGTGCCACGGGAAATCTCCTGAGATTTTGACTGTGTTTTTGTTCTAACGTCGACATTCTACATTGACCCCAGCGTTGCCCGCATGTCTACTCGCGGGGTGGGTAGGACCGCGATCACGGTAGGGTGGGGACCATGACTGAAGCACAACGACTGTCCGTGGGAGACACAGCACCGGCTTTTTCCTTGAGCGACGATGCCGGCAACACCGTGAGCCTGAGCGACTTTGCCGGCCAGCGCGTCGTGGTCTACTTCTACCCGCGCGCTAACACCCCTGGCTGCACCAAGGAGGCCTGCGATTTCCGCGATAGCCTCGAGCAGCTCAACGGAATGAATATCGCCGTCGTGGGCATTTCGCCCGATAAGCCGGAGGCCTTAAAAAAGTTCCGTGAGGACCACGAACTGAACTTCCCCCTTCTGTCTGACCCCACCAAGGAAGTCATGACCGCTTATGGCGCTTTCGGGGAGAAGAAGAACTACGGCAAGGTCGTCCAAGGCGTTATCCGTTCTACCTTCCTCGTGGAGGAAGACGGCACCATTGGTCAGGCCATGTACAACGTCAAGGCCACTGGCCACGTTGCCCGCGTGCTTAAGGGGCTCAACTAGATCGTGGAATCCAGTTCAAAGTCACCGGAGATACTGGTCCCGAGGCGTCGGCCAGCGCAAGCGCGCAGCCGCGCCAAATATGACCGGATTTTGTCCTGCGCGCGTCAGACGCTCGTGGACCATGGCTTTGAGTCTTTCACCTTCGACGAGGTCTCGCGCCGCGCGGAGGTACCCATCGGCACGCTGTACCAATACTTTGCCAACAAGTATGTGCTGATGTGCGAGCTTGACCGCCAGGACACGGCGGAAATGTTGGCGGAAGTCGAGCGTTTCTCGCACCGCGTCCCGGCGCTTCAATGGCCGGACTTTCTTGAGGAATTCATCGACCGTATGGCGCGAGTGTGGCGCAAT containing:
- a CDS encoding L,D-transpeptidase codes for the protein MHSLFPKARPTGFLTGLVAAASLMAACTIGSPESGEEAAKMSAEEAQESAAAEASASAAAKAKQLKFSLKDGAEDVDPSKPIEVTSTAGLKEVTMTNESGKVVEDELSSDSKTWKNTEVLGYNRTYTIDAKDKDGNHKAITFTTPQAAAVSEVALSPLPESEVGVGQVIGVRFGNYVTDRKAAEEAITVKTEPAVEGAFYWVNNQEVRWRPAKYWEPGTSVTVDVDLYGRNLGGGVYGGEDASTNFTIGDRVITLVDNNSKMMSVFKNGEVLRRIPISMGTDGKWDTPNGVYVIGDQYPELTMDSTTFGLALDAGGYKTDVKWATQMSYSGIYIHAAPWAVGALGSYNQSHGCINVTTEDAQWFQNTVKRGDVVRVSNTGGGVLSPLDGLGDWNMDWATWSAGNATANQ
- a CDS encoding DUF3618 domain-containing protein produces the protein MARNIDDIQRDIERTRRQLASTLDELAYRSKPQNFVDDAKGAATQKLQDRNVQMTLAGIGAAVVGLIAFSVFRSKRRKSDIKELQRLLAERR
- a CDS encoding ABC transporter substrate-binding protein, encoding MKERGSTVVLRPTQHLTARRRVGAFALVAAFASTVAGCAAGTTAENATQSASADGTAAVSFTDLAGRHVELDQEPERVILGEGRAVFATGVLNADDPLDKVVAIGSDLKQNVPDYYRELEKTVPKVNELPEIGGFTKGDVTVEELIKLDPDLIVLSKDQYEASQTAGLTDKLDQAGLTYAVTDFRAKPLENTVPTMEIFADIFGHEDRAEEFIADWQKNVDLVKERAAKVKDKPSTFVWRAAGVSDCCGSWNDSNISQLVNVAGGKNVADGLIDGESGALTPEKVIDADPDMIIATGGDWSAKVDSSTGHTGFAAAGYGISEKDAHNSAAMLADVQPGFPDLTAVKEHQLHGLWHQFYNSPFNYLALLQIAAWLHPEDYADIDVQQEWADAQEKYSPVSGDGTFFSTN
- a CDS encoding 2'-5' RNA ligase encodes the protein MSRNSPENLLLYLTPEDEESVREVFSALAERGFPLQRQRPHITVTFAPTMDQTVVDLARDVLPPLIPAVFRRVGTVVFGTKSKQTVAWMLETTDELETAARQLSAANPDGRGPRWTPHLTMGLRLPRAMVPEYLRALNEISGTEHKKFLATTAAWWRPKLEQLEVF
- the bcp gene encoding thioredoxin-dependent thiol peroxidase encodes the protein MTEAQRLSVGDTAPAFSLSDDAGNTVSLSDFAGQRVVVYFYPRANTPGCTKEACDFRDSLEQLNGMNIAVVGISPDKPEALKKFREDHELNFPLLSDPTKEVMTAYGAFGEKKNYGKVVQGVIRSTFLVEEDGTIGQAMYNVKATGHVARVLKGLN
- a CDS encoding ABC transporter ATP-binding protein, with product MDVELTVSDLSAGYGSHMVVDGLSLPTLRGGQVVGLLGPNASGKTTTITTLAGVHRARGGTVDFRVDGEAPRGKRRRQLIGYVPQDLPNSAALSAFEAVLIAARRELYEDPVTRTAEVLHSLGLDAIAQRYLNELSGGQRQLVAVAQMLVGHPGLMLLDEPTSALDLHRQLFVLSRVRAKTQEEGSLALVAIHDINLAARMCDQLVVMKDGQVHAHGAPADVLSPGLLREVYRVEADIVEHRGHPVVALQAVS
- a CDS encoding TetR family transcriptional regulator, encoding MESSSKSPEILVPRRRPAQARSRAKYDRILSCARQTLVDHGFESFTFDEVSRRAEVPIGTLYQYFANKYVLMCELDRQDTAEMLAEVERFSHRVPALQWPDFLEEFIDRMARVWRNDPSRRAVWHAVQSTPATRATAADTELSLLKPIAEILEPLAPGMDDAARVEIAAFLVHTVVSLLNYSIMRSEDSVDGVVEEIKRMLIAYLFAIATGG
- a CDS encoding FecCD family ABC transporter permease, which encodes MSITASTACSGSTQRTTSADTEPNTVPDPVSDPAPNAASSLAPNPAAAAAALAREHARVTRRRIAIVLALAAVALAAFLLSVIVGAIDLTPGEVLRGLVDPAGTEKQTRTVLWHLRLPMAVMALLIGASLSVAGAHMQTILDNPLAEPFTLGISAAAAFGGASAIVLRWQLLAQPQFNLALIAWLSAAIATAIIVVAAVLRGAKSETMVLLGIGLVFFFQAMLALIQYRSSSEALQQIVFWSMGSLTRATWQANAVLAGVLAVALPILGALSWRLTALRLGDARATALGINTSRLRIIVLIVVSLVAATTVAFAGIIGFIGLVGPHIARMLVGEDQRYFMPASMAAGAAVMCAAHALSLVIKPGVAIPIGIVTSLLGAPLFIAIVMTRRRALWT